One part of the Candidatus Woesearchaeota archaeon genome encodes these proteins:
- a CDS encoding HIT family protein has translation MSDCIFCKIIAGEIPSQMVYENDKVFAFLDINPINKGHTLIVPREHHEDFLDTPDDVLQDMIVRVKKIARAIMTAVNADGFNLGVNTKPAAGQIVFHTHMHIIPRFEGDGLRHWPGKKLS, from the coding sequence ATGAGCGATTGCATATTCTGCAAGATCATAGCTGGCGAGATTCCGAGCCAGATGGTTTATGAGAACGACAAGGTGTTTGCTTTTCTTGACATAAATCCAATAAACAAGGGGCACACGCTAATAGTTCCAAGAGAGCATCACGAGGATTTTCTGGACACTCCCGATGATGTGTTGCAGGATATGATCGTGAGAGTGAAGAAGATAGCTCGGGCGATAATGACTGCGGTGAATGCTGACGGTTTCAATTTAGGAGTCAATACAAAGCCCGCTGCAGGGCAGATAGTCTTTCACACTCATATGCACATAATTCCTCGCTTTGAAGGCGATGGTCTCAGGCACTGGCCTGGGAAGAAGCTTTCA